In one window of Helianthus annuus cultivar XRQ/B chromosome 17, HanXRQr2.0-SUNRISE, whole genome shotgun sequence DNA:
- the LOC118489315 gene encoding auxin-responsive protein SAUR21-like — protein sequence MGLMRLSSLISILKCFSRFCSRKYHWDVPKGHLAVYVGEEQKRRFVIPISYLEQPLFQNFLRQSEEEFGFEHPMGDIFYWAPKSGTKGLWSPISDWVPGLWVPIPATSSTSASTAAAATADPTTEAAGDSSKVEPGGA from the exons ATGGGTCTGATGCGGTTATCTTCTTTGATTTCTATTTTAAAATGCTTCAGCAGATTTTGCAGCAGAAAGTATCATTGGGATGTGCCAAAAGGTCATCTTGCAGTGTATGTTGGTGAAGAACAAAAGAGGCGGTTTGTTATCCCGATATCATACTTGGAACAACCATTGTTCCAAAACTTTTTACGTCAATCGGAGGAAGAATTTGGGTTTGAACATCCGATGGGAG atatcttttactgggctcctaaatctggaacgaagggcCTATGGAGCCCCATATCAGACTGGGTACCCGGCCTATGGGTACCAatacccgccacctcctcaacctccgcATCAACAGCAGCCGCAGCCACCGCAGATCCAACCACCGAAGCAGCAGGAGATTCTTCAAAGGTTGAGCCAGGTGGAGCGTGA